One Sulfurimonas crateris genomic window carries:
- a CDS encoding tyrosine-type recombinase/integrase, with protein MSNELEAFIEYVSVIKALSKKSVQAYSSDLSALEESLGKPLIELDSASLFSALGKYKNRRTLNRKLSSVNAFFDFCYKNRFSDEKTKLKFSKIPKLLPKFLSYKEIQNGLNLIDKSTITGLRDYALILFLYASGTRISECLALKREDIEGEWLHVRHAKGEKERMVPIAKVAIKALQSYLDEKKRDDGVVWSNYKGTRLSRISAYKITQKYLGVSPHVLRHSYATSLISGGADLRVVQELLGHASLLTTQIYTHIQKQDLKETLEVCHPMAKEIL; from the coding sequence ATGTCAAATGAGCTAGAGGCTTTTATAGAGTACGTAAGTGTTATAAAGGCTTTAAGTAAAAAGAGCGTTCAGGCTTATAGCAGTGATCTCTCGGCGTTAGAGGAGAGTCTGGGTAAGCCTCTAATAGAGCTTGACTCTGCATCGCTCTTTAGCGCTCTAGGCAAATATAAAAACAGAAGAACGCTCAACAGAAAACTCTCCTCAGTAAACGCCTTTTTTGACTTCTGTTACAAAAACAGATTTTCAGATGAAAAGACAAAACTAAAATTCTCAAAAATCCCAAAACTTCTTCCGAAGTTCCTCTCCTACAAAGAGATCCAAAACGGCTTGAATCTTATTGACAAAAGCACAATTACAGGACTTCGTGACTATGCGCTCATCCTTTTTTTATATGCATCAGGCACAAGAATAAGCGAATGTCTGGCTCTAAAAAGAGAGGATATTGAGGGCGAGTGGCTTCATGTCAGACACGCAAAGGGAGAGAAAGAGCGAATGGTTCCAATCGCAAAGGTCGCTATTAAAGCTCTGCAGAGTTACTTGGATGAGAAGAAGAGAGATGACGGAGTTGTTTGGTCAAACTACAAGGGTACAAGACTAAGCCGTATCTCCGCATATAAGATCACTCAAAAATACTTGGGAGTATCTCCGCACGTTCTGCGCCACTCCTATGCTACTTCGCTGATATCCGGCGGAGCAGATCTGCGTGTCGTTCAAGAGCTTTTAGGGCACGCTTCTCTTCTGACGACGCAGATATACACACACATTCAAAAGCAGGACCTCAAAGAGACTCTCGAGGTGTGTCACCCTATGGCAAAAGAGATTCTATGA
- a CDS encoding TolC family protein, whose translation MKALKLSIALLALCSTLLLSQEQLDGYISEDKKELFEYDYEKNEAESSKLRDSWIAPLNLNYSYSKSNPYGDEQTNESASIKMDQPIFQSGGIYYGIKLAEASKIYSDYSVDVAKRKLVKDAISLLMQIKQIDIKIEKQKLQIENSEINLAQKKEEYLNGQLDSGFLDSAIIDRNIVIQALYDLETSKERLISKFSAISDMKHENAYVPSLEMLSIEQFLQNNIVLGMSEGEIEKNRYAKDVTVAKYLPSVNLTASYNWDKSDAVYQLGSKNEKDYYNVGFRANLPIDINTFRDVESSKIDYLKAKLAVDDKRRELRAIYEQVMQNIDNFEKKKSLSVENRDIYERLLEDTRDLYSAGYKTKYDVELLQNSVEIQKSDVAIYEIDKQLELLTLYEMYKDEI comes from the coding sequence ATGAAGGCTTTAAAGCTCTCAATCGCGCTCTTAGCTCTTTGTAGTACGCTGCTTCTATCACAAGAGCAGCTAGATGGCTACATCTCGGAGGATAAAAAGGAGCTATTTGAGTATGACTATGAAAAAAATGAGGCAGAGAGTTCAAAGCTCCGTGATTCGTGGATCGCGCCTCTAAATCTTAACTATAGTTACTCAAAAAGCAACCCCTACGGAGATGAGCAGACAAACGAGAGTGCTTCGATCAAGATGGATCAGCCTATCTTTCAAAGCGGTGGCATCTACTACGGCATAAAGTTGGCAGAGGCCTCTAAGATCTACTCCGACTACTCTGTAGATGTGGCAAAAAGAAAGCTGGTAAAGGATGCTATCTCTCTTTTGATGCAGATAAAACAGATCGATATTAAAATAGAAAAACAGAAGCTCCAGATCGAGAACTCTGAGATAAACCTTGCGCAGAAAAAAGAGGAGTACTTAAACGGACAGCTTGATTCAGGCTTTTTAGACAGTGCAATAATCGATAGAAATATCGTAATACAGGCACTTTACGATTTAGAGACGAGCAAAGAGAGGTTGATATCAAAATTTAGCGCAATAAGCGATATGAAGCATGAAAATGCCTATGTTCCGAGCTTAGAGATGCTGAGTATTGAGCAGTTTTTGCAAAACAATATTGTCCTTGGCATGAGCGAGGGCGAGATAGAAAAAAACAGATATGCCAAAGATGTGACCGTTGCAAAATATCTTCCAAGTGTAAATTTAACTGCAAGTTATAATTGGGATAAAAGTGATGCTGTATATCAACTTGGTTCAAAAAACGAAAAAGATTACTACAATGTAGGCTTTAGAGCAAATCTGCCTATAGATATAAACACCTTTAGAGACGTAGAGTCTTCCAAGATCGATTATCTAAAAGCAAAACTTGCAGTTGATGATAAAAGAAGAGAGCTTAGAGCGATATATGAGCAGGTAATGCAAAATATTGACAACTTTGAGAAGAAAAAGAGCTTAAGCGTTGAGAACAGAGATATTTACGAGAGACTTTTAGAAGATACAAGAGACCTCTACTCTGCAGGGTATAAAACAAAGTATGATGTTGAACTGCTGCAAAACTCGGTTGAGATTCAAAAAAGTGACGTAGCAATATATGAGATAGACAAACAGCTTGAACTTCTGACCCTTTACGAGATGTATAAAGATGAGATTTAG
- the gatC gene encoding Asp-tRNA(Asn)/Glu-tRNA(Gln) amidotransferase subunit GatC: protein MQVDDKLLERLEKLSFLKVSDDKREEIINQLSEIVSFVDNLSVLNTDSVDDKFAMSDDATFLREDTPYCNTEINESILKNSPLSDDGFFVVPKIIE, encoded by the coding sequence ATGCAAGTAGATGACAAACTGTTAGAGAGACTGGAGAAGTTATCATTTTTAAAAGTTTCAGATGATAAAAGAGAAGAGATCATAAACCAACTCTCAGAGATCGTAAGCTTTGTAGACAATTTAAGCGTGCTAAACACTGATAGCGTAGATGACAAATTTGCAATGAGCGATGATGCGACATTTTTAAGAGAGGATACTCCATACTGCAATACAGAGATAAACGAGAGCATTCTTAAAAATTCACCCCTTAGTGATGACGGCTTTTTTGTTGTCCCTAAGATAATCGAGTAG
- a CDS encoding HD domain-containing protein: protein MKRVKNTFFSREFLESLFFVQNKWHQHGVLVHTLRVLYHILKAGEFRFFAAGVLHDIGKPCCAYKKDDEDVEFGEYSFTDHEERSYEIIKNWPFISDYTKQIVRYHYLIRDIKKSKEEDPPRYEIKKKIWDGLDLVLKKDLEKFLMYDDLGKGKKRR from the coding sequence ATGAAGAGAGTAAAGAACACTTTTTTCTCAAGAGAATTTTTAGAATCACTCTTTTTTGTGCAAAACAAGTGGCATCAGCATGGAGTTTTGGTGCATACTCTTCGGGTTTTATACCATATCTTAAAAGCGGGTGAGTTCAGATTTTTTGCAGCGGGAGTTCTTCACGATATAGGCAAGCCCTGCTGTGCATACAAAAAAGATGATGAGGATGTAGAGTTTGGCGAATACAGCTTTACGGACCATGAAGAGAGAAGTTACGAGATAATCAAAAATTGGCCGTTTATAAGCGATTATACAAAACAGATCGTACGTTACCACTACCTAATAAGAGATATTAAAAAGAGCAAAGAGGAAGATCCGCCCAGATATGAGATTAAAAAAAAGATATGGGATGGTCTTGATCTGGTTCTAAAAAAAGATCTGGAGAAATTTTTGATGTATGATGATTTGGGAAAAGGAAAAAAAAGAAGATGA
- a CDS encoding SAM-dependent methyltransferase, which translates to MRFSDYMSEWLYGKDGYYATYKDIGKSGDFYTSVSTSKFFGGAVAKHIISLVDEGFLAEDATICEIGAHHGYFLADVIEFIYTLRPKLLESFEFVIIERFETLQEFQANYFKESFGDVVKLTHYKSLSELKCKNAFFIANEIFDAFPCELYYKGKSARVDTHEVIFDVDDEWVEQKAKKYHKDRGEIAVGYEEFAIEMAGACEKFEFMSFDYGEMQARPDFSLRVYAKHDVTPFFDENIKKDELFAKSDITYDVTFEHVKDAYEEAGVEFIELKAQMVALVNMGILELLEILKENAKEEIYKQELEKVKILIMPNFLGERFKMIRFRKQ; encoded by the coding sequence ATGAGATTTAGCGACTATATGTCGGAGTGGCTCTATGGAAAAGATGGCTACTACGCGACATATAAAGATATAGGCAAGAGCGGGGATTTTTACACCTCCGTAAGTACGAGCAAGTTCTTCGGCGGAGCTGTTGCAAAACATATTATCTCTCTGGTCGATGAGGGCTTTTTGGCAGAGGATGCGACAATATGCGAGATAGGCGCACATCACGGCTATTTTTTGGCGGATGTCATAGAGTTTATCTACACGCTGCGTCCTAAACTTTTGGAGAGCTTTGAGTTTGTAATTATTGAGAGGTTTGAGACACTTCAGGAGTTTCAGGCAAACTACTTCAAAGAGAGTTTTGGAGACGTTGTTAAACTGACCCACTACAAATCACTAAGCGAGTTGAAGTGCAAAAACGCATTTTTTATAGCTAACGAGATATTTGACGCGTTTCCGTGTGAACTCTACTACAAAGGCAAAAGTGCCAGAGTAGATACTCATGAAGTCATCTTTGACGTGGATGATGAGTGGGTGGAGCAAAAAGCAAAAAAGTACCATAAAGACAGAGGCGAGATAGCCGTAGGTTACGAAGAGTTTGCTATTGAGATGGCAGGCGCGTGCGAGAAGTTTGAGTTTATGAGCTTTGACTACGGAGAGATGCAAGCACGTCCAGACTTTTCGCTAAGAGTCTACGCTAAGCATGACGTTACCCCTTTCTTCGATGAAAATATAAAAAAAGATGAACTCTTTGCAAAGTCAGACATAACTTACGATGTGACGTTCGAGCACGTAAAAGATGCTTATGAAGAAGCGGGAGTAGAGTTTATAGAGCTAAAGGCTCAGATGGTTGCACTTGTAAATATGGGCATCTTGGAGCTTTTGGAGATACTCAAAGAAAACGCCAAAGAAGAGATATACAAGCAAGAGCTTGAAAAAGTAAAGATACTTATAATGCCAAATTTTCTTGGCGAGCGCTTTAAGATGATAAGGTTTAGAAAGCAGTAG
- a CDS encoding aspartate aminotransferase family protein has protein sequence MSNIMDLDKKYVLPTYARADVEFVSGNNAKLVDADGREYIDFASGIAVCSVGHANKRVNDAICKQISNITHTSNLYYIAPQARAAQKIVEASGYDMKCFFGNSGAEANEGAIKIARKFGEKDGEIKRYKVITLQHSFHGRTITTVKATGQEKMHNYFGPYPDGFVYADDINHVASLVDEHTCAVMIELVQGEGGVQPLDKEAVQKLAAFLKEKNVLLIIDEVQTGVYRTGKFLASNYYEIKPDVVTLAKGLGGGVPIGVVMTTLKEVFSAGDHGSTFGGNFLSTTAACEVMDILDEMNESGELRDGIEYFDSELENFYEAHKDIFTSKVGIGMMCGLRVKDAETLTKIVSNAREEGAIVLKAGRDTLRLLPALTITKEEIDEGFKALNRALSSL, from the coding sequence ATGAGTAATATAATGGATCTGGATAAAAAGTATGTTCTACCTACCTATGCAAGAGCAGATGTGGAGTTTGTAAGCGGCAATAACGCTAAGTTGGTTGATGCCGATGGAAGAGAATATATAGATTTTGCTTCTGGAATAGCCGTATGCAGCGTGGGTCATGCAAACAAGAGAGTAAATGATGCAATATGCAAGCAGATATCAAATATTACGCACACTTCAAATCTTTACTACATCGCTCCGCAGGCTCGTGCGGCACAAAAGATAGTTGAAGCAAGCGGATACGATATGAAGTGCTTCTTTGGAAACAGTGGAGCAGAAGCAAACGAGGGAGCTATAAAGATAGCTAGAAAGTTCGGCGAGAAAGATGGAGAGATAAAGAGATACAAAGTTATAACTCTTCAGCACTCTTTTCACGGAAGAACTATCACTACGGTAAAAGCAACGGGGCAAGAGAAGATGCACAACTACTTCGGACCTTATCCTGACGGTTTTGTATATGCAGATGATATAAACCACGTAGCATCTCTCGTAGATGAGCATACATGCGCGGTTATGATAGAGCTTGTTCAAGGTGAGGGCGGTGTTCAGCCGCTTGATAAAGAAGCTGTTCAAAAACTAGCAGCATTTTTAAAAGAAAAAAATGTGCTTTTAATTATTGATGAAGTACAAACCGGAGTTTACAGAACAGGAAAGTTTCTGGCATCAAACTACTATGAGATAAAACCGGATGTCGTAACGTTAGCAAAAGGTCTTGGCGGCGGAGTTCCTATCGGTGTAGTTATGACCACTCTAAAAGAGGTTTTTAGCGCAGGAGACCATGGTTCAACATTTGGCGGAAACTTCTTAAGCACCACTGCTGCATGCGAGGTTATGGATATTTTAGATGAGATGAATGAGAGCGGAGAGCTTAGAGATGGCATAGAGTACTTTGATAGCGAGCTGGAGAACTTCTATGAGGCTCATAAAGATATTTTTACTTCAAAAGTGGGCATCGGTATGATGTGCGGATTGCGCGTCAAGGATGCGGAGACCCTTACTAAAATAGTCTCAAACGCTAGAGAAGAGGGTGCTATAGTGTTAAAGGCGGGGCGTGATACCCTTAGACTTCTGCCTGCACTTACAATTACGAAAGAGGAAATAGATGAAGGCTTTAAAGCTCTCAATCGCGCTCTTAGCTCTTTGTAG
- a CDS encoding type IV pilus twitching motility protein PilT produces the protein MSDETKKPIEIKKLLKSVLHFDSSDLHLVPGSEPQIRIDKSLKPLNLPILNAKEIEEMAYALIEDKQKKIFEEKNELDFSFELENIGRFRANYYRTIGGIACAFRMIPIDIPPLEKFNNNPIFKELVKREKGLILVTGPTGSGKSTTLASMLHEINLTANKHIITIEDPVEFVHTNIKSLFSQREVGADTNSFATALKFALRQDPDVILVGEMRDKETISAALTAAETGHIVFGTLHTNSAPATINRIIDVFDAGEQAQVRAQLASSLISVISQSLMPRIGGGIVATQEVLIANPAIQNLIREDKVHQIYSQMQLNQNETNMTTQTDQLLTLLRKKIITKETAITASNRPEELIKIIHSM, from the coding sequence ATGAGTGATGAAACAAAAAAACCCATAGAGATAAAAAAACTGCTCAAGAGTGTTTTACACTTTGACTCTTCGGATCTACACCTTGTTCCCGGAAGTGAACCGCAGATAAGAATAGACAAATCTCTAAAGCCGCTTAACCTTCCTATTTTAAATGCGAAAGAGATCGAAGAGATGGCTTATGCTCTCATTGAGGATAAGCAGAAGAAGATCTTTGAAGAGAAAAACGAACTTGACTTCTCTTTTGAGCTGGAAAATATCGGTCGTTTTCGTGCGAACTACTACAGAACTATCGGCGGTATCGCTTGTGCGTTTCGTATGATCCCTATCGACATTCCGCCGCTTGAGAAGTTTAACAACAACCCTATTTTTAAAGAACTCGTAAAAAGAGAAAAAGGGCTTATCCTCGTAACGGGACCTACGGGAAGCGGTAAATCTACTACTCTGGCTTCTATGCTTCATGAGATAAACCTTACGGCAAATAAGCACATTATCACTATTGAAGATCCCGTGGAGTTTGTTCACACGAACATAAAATCACTCTTTTCACAAAGAGAGGTCGGTGCGGACACGAACTCATTTGCTACGGCACTTAAATTTGCCCTCAGACAAGATCCAGATGTTATCCTCGTCGGTGAGATGAGGGATAAAGAGACAATCTCCGCTGCTCTAACTGCCGCTGAGACGGGTCACATAGTTTTTGGAACTCTGCATACAAACTCTGCACCTGCGACTATCAACCGTATTATCGACGTTTTTGACGCGGGTGAGCAGGCACAGGTAAGAGCACAGCTTGCATCATCTCTTATATCCGTTATCTCGCAATCTCTTATGCCAAGGATCGGAGGCGGAATCGTTGCTACGCAAGAGGTTCTTATAGCAAATCCTGCTATTCAAAACCTTATCAGAGAGGACAAGGTTCACCAGATCTACTCTCAAATGCAGCTAAACCAGAATGAGACGAATATGACGACTCAAACAGACCAGCTTCTAACTCTTCTTCGCAAGAAGATCATCACCAAAGAGACTGCTATCACAGCCTCGAACAGACCGGAAGAGCTTATAAAAATAATTCACAGTATGTAA
- a CDS encoding molybdopterin-dependent oxidoreductase — MSSITACPLDCYDACEIVYEEGRLKGLKDGHTQGFLCPHMNHYEKYETIEKPRYMGKEITLDEALLKLKEIISSCDKSEVLHYRGSGNFALMQEVTDHFFASYGAVLTEGSLCDGAGEAGIIEGRGSNKNMPISEVAKSEVVIFWGRNPHATSSHLLPLIKDKAVIVIDPVKTKMAKMADLHIQIKPNCDIYLAMLLSRFLHIENGCDEEFLEEFASEYEDYYELTQNIRIKATLDQIGVSLGQIGDILATVKERKVAIVCGVGIQKYSNGVDVMRAIDAFAAMLGLFGKEGCGVSYLGASREGMESPFNKKAKRVSKVNTEFSDFKTVFIQGANPLSQMPDSQRVKSSIGKVENVVYFGLYENETSEIADLIIPAKSFLYKDDVRTSYSHNVMSFMPKVTQSDIGISEYDLTSYLCKEFGIELESEEFYLKHFKNFAVQKIDGSWYVENREEVPYKEGFDTDDGEFVFLDELDSKADEEMSGFYLITSKSQTSLNSQFHRDEHVYLHSSLGFRQGDTVVVSSASGSVKLKVKLSDDLREDCVLIYSGTRGVNNLTTSKHALYTKSAIFQENRVEITIDE, encoded by the coding sequence ATGAGTAGTATTACCGCATGCCCGCTTGATTGCTATGACGCTTGCGAGATAGTATATGAAGAGGGTAGGTTAAAGGGTCTAAAAGATGGGCATACGCAGGGTTTTTTATGTCCTCATATGAATCATTATGAAAAATATGAGACTATTGAAAAGCCGCGTTACATGGGCAAAGAGATAACTCTTGATGAGGCTCTTTTAAAACTAAAAGAGATTATCTCATCGTGCGATAAAAGCGAAGTGCTTCACTACAGAGGAAGCGGAAATTTCGCTTTGATGCAGGAAGTTACAGACCACTTTTTTGCTTCATACGGAGCCGTTTTGACTGAGGGGAGTCTGTGTGACGGAGCAGGTGAGGCAGGAATAATCGAGGGAAGAGGCAGTAATAAAAATATGCCAATTAGCGAAGTGGCAAAATCTGAGGTCGTAATATTTTGGGGCAGAAACCCTCATGCGACATCAAGCCATCTTCTGCCTCTTATAAAAGATAAAGCTGTTATCGTTATAGACCCCGTTAAAACAAAAATGGCAAAGATGGCGGATCTGCATATTCAGATAAAGCCAAACTGCGACATCTACCTTGCCATGCTGCTGAGTCGTTTTTTGCATATTGAAAACGGATGCGACGAGGAGTTCTTAGAGGAGTTCGCAAGCGAGTATGAGGATTACTACGAGCTGACGCAAAATATAAGGATTAAAGCTACTTTGGATCAGATAGGCGTATCTCTGGGACAGATCGGGGATATCCTAGCTACGGTAAAAGAGAGAAAAGTAGCCATAGTTTGCGGTGTGGGAATACAGAAGTATAGCAACGGCGTTGATGTTATGAGAGCTATTGATGCATTTGCGGCGATGCTTGGTCTTTTTGGAAAAGAGGGGTGCGGTGTAAGCTATCTTGGTGCATCAAGAGAGGGTATGGAGTCGCCATTTAACAAAAAAGCAAAAAGAGTCTCAAAGGTAAATACCGAGTTTAGCGATTTTAAAACCGTGTTTATTCAGGGTGCAAATCCGCTCTCACAGATGCCGGATTCACAAAGAGTAAAAAGTTCGATAGGCAAAGTTGAAAATGTAGTATATTTCGGACTTTATGAGAATGAGACGAGCGAGATCGCCGATCTGATAATTCCTGCTAAAAGCTTTTTGTACAAAGATGACGTAAGGACATCATACTCACACAACGTTATGTCGTTTATGCCAAAAGTGACACAAAGCGACATCGGAATAAGCGAGTATGATCTGACCTCTTATCTATGCAAAGAGTTTGGAATTGAACTTGAGAGCGAAGAGTTTTACCTAAAGCATTTTAAAAATTTTGCGGTTCAAAAGATAGACGGTTCATGGTATGTCGAAAACAGGGAAGAGGTGCCGTATAAAGAGGGTTTTGATACCGACGACGGTGAGTTTGTCTTTTTAGATGAACTTGACTCAAAGGCGGATGAAGAGATGAGCGGATTTTATCTCATAACATCTAAGAGCCAGACAAGTCTGAACTCTCAATTTCACAGAGATGAACATGTATATCTGCACAGCTCTTTGGGATTTAGGCAAGGCGATACGGTGGTCGTATCTTCGGCATCTGGAAGTGTTAAACTTAAGGTGAAACTGAGTGATGATCTGCGTGAGGATTGCGTTTTGATATACAGCGGAACAAGAGGCGTTAATAATTTAACAACTTCAAAACATGCACTCTATACAAAGAGTGCCATATTTCAAGAAAACAGAGTGGAGATAACAATAGATGAGTAA
- a CDS encoding HlyD family secretion protein: MKIFTLFALLLTLSHAKIYYAKVEPYEVRDISANISGLVLSADEALVGTVLTSKPYIKIDSEVDEKELRLIKEKLMYITNSLEMSEAVLVNLEDSLVRKRENYRKIEPLKFKSSVEKDREFYDLIASENLYLNTRKEIQNLKVQISDLRLREVQLTRSIKDKNLVAEGFVLYEMMVKPGQVVGVATPLAKIADTSKALLSIYLDEEDVLDAKKRVIYIDGEKTSYRVSRLLNIADSKNISKYMAQIVTDSPKLFSKLVKVELKNE, from the coding sequence ATGAAAATTTTTACTCTATTTGCTTTGCTTCTTACTCTTTCGCACGCAAAAATATACTATGCTAAAGTTGAGCCTTACGAGGTAAGGGATATCTCGGCAAACATTTCGGGTTTAGTGCTGAGTGCCGATGAGGCTTTGGTTGGAACTGTTCTCACATCTAAACCCTATATAAAGATCGATTCAGAAGTGGATGAGAAAGAGCTTAGACTCATAAAAGAGAAGCTTATGTATATAACAAACTCTCTGGAGATGAGCGAGGCTGTTTTGGTCAATCTTGAAGATTCGCTTGTTAGAAAAAGAGAGAACTACAGAAAAATAGAGCCTCTTAAGTTCAAGTCTTCTGTTGAGAAAGACAGAGAGTTTTATGACCTTATTGCAAGTGAGAATCTCTACCTAAACACAAGAAAAGAGATCCAGAACTTAAAAGTTCAGATATCAGACTTAAGACTAAGAGAAGTACAACTCACAAGAAGTATCAAAGATAAAAACTTGGTTGCAGAGGGCTTCGTTCTTTATGAGATGATGGTAAAACCAGGTCAGGTTGTGGGCGTTGCCACTCCGCTAGCTAAAATAGCCGACACTTCAAAAGCGCTTCTTAGCATATATCTGGATGAAGAGGACGTGTTAGATGCAAAAAAAAGAGTTATATATATCGACGGTGAAAAAACTTCTTACAGAGTCTCAAGGCTTTTAAATATTGCCGACAGCAAAAACATATCTAAATATATGGCTCAGATAGTAACGGACTCGCCAAAACTATTCTCTAAGCTTGTAAAAGTAGAACTAAAGAATGAGTAG
- a CDS encoding ATP-binding protein has protein sequence MFEISKNEVKERLYFDNPWWEKGYKENKQVSKYPKRSYFESFYDLIIDKDVNRAVILMGPRRVGKTVLVYHAIQELLNKNINGNNILYLSIETPIYTGLSLEKALRLFVEEFSHKRDDEEIYVFYDEIQYLKDWEIHLKSLVDSYPTYKFVATGSAAAALKLKSQESGAGRFTDFILPPLTFSEFIRFINKKELIKKPTDENNFYSTDNIKELNKEFINYLNYGGYPEAVFSEKIQSDSSRYIKSDIIDKVLLRDLPSLYGISDIQELNRLFAVLAYNTGREISYDTLAKSSGISKNTLRKYLEYLEAAFLIKRVYRIDQNAQRLKRVTTFKIYLTNPSMRAALFGNIDTNSDFMGELTETAIYSQWLHSENIDRLFYARWKKGEIDLVYCGGEQFTTQWFVEIKWTDRAFSDNSLLNNCVEFFNNNSEYLTDEEITVTTLSVENKKNYQNITFQFVPSSLYTYTVSTNLLKLKSNPIKPRSEEKP, from the coding sequence ATGTTTGAAATTTCAAAAAATGAAGTAAAAGAAAGACTCTATTTTGACAATCCTTGGTGGGAAAAAGGGTATAAAGAAAATAAACAAGTTTCAAAATATCCAAAAAGATCATATTTTGAATCATTTTACGATTTGATAATAGACAAAGATGTTAATAGAGCAGTGATACTTATGGGACCAAGACGAGTTGGTAAAACAGTACTTGTTTATCATGCAATTCAAGAACTTTTAAATAAAAATATTAATGGCAACAATATTTTGTATTTATCAATTGAAACACCAATTTATACAGGATTATCTCTTGAGAAAGCATTAAGACTTTTTGTAGAAGAATTTTCTCATAAGAGAGATGATGAAGAAATCTATGTTTTTTATGATGAGATACAATATTTGAAAGATTGGGAAATCCATTTAAAATCATTGGTCGATTCTTACCCTACTTACAAGTTTGTTGCAACAGGTTCAGCTGCTGCTGCGTTGAAGCTAAAAAGTCAAGAATCTGGAGCAGGACGATTTACTGACTTTATTTTGCCACCTTTGACATTCTCAGAATTTATCAGATTTATTAATAAGAAAGAGTTGATTAAGAAACCAACAGACGAAAATAATTTTTATTCAACAGATAATATTAAAGAATTAAATAAAGAATTTATAAACTATTTAAATTATGGCGGTTATCCAGAAGCGGTTTTTTCAGAAAAAATACAGTCAGATAGTTCTAGGTATATTAAAAGTGATATTATTGACAAAGTTTTACTTCGAGACTTACCTAGCTTGTATGGTATATCTGATATACAAGAACTTAATAGACTATTCGCTGTGTTAGCATACAATACAGGAAGAGAGATTAGCTATGACACCTTGGCAAAAAGTTCTGGTATTTCGAAAAATACATTAAGAAAATATTTAGAATACTTAGAAGCTGCTTTCTTGATAAAGCGTGTTTATAGAATAGATCAAAATGCTCAAAGATTAAAAAGAGTTACAACTTTTAAAATTTATTTGACAAATCCTTCCATGAGAGCAGCTTTATTTGGCAATATAGATACTAATTCTGATTTTATGGGAGAATTAACTGAAACAGCAATTTATAGTCAGTGGTTGCATAGTGAAAATATTGATAGACTTTTTTATGCTAGATGGAAAAAAGGAGAAATTGATTTAGTTTATTGTGGTGGAGAGCAATTTACTACACAATGGTTTGTAGAAATAAAATGGACAGATAGAGCTTTCAGTGACAACAGTTTATTAAACAATTGTGTAGAATTTTTTAATAATAATAGTGAATACTTGACCGATGAGGAAATTACCGTAACAACATTATCGGTAGAAAATAAAAAAAATTATCAAAATATTACTTTTCAGTTTGTTCCAAGTAGTTTGTATACATATACAGTAAGTACTAACTTGTTAAAATTAAAATCAAATCCAATAAAGCCTCGTAGCGAAGAAAAGCCTTAA